The sequence CTGGTATATTGAGCGCGCTTTTCGCCATTAAGACATATTGGTACAGTTTGAAGAGGGCGGTAAAGCGTTTTTTTGGGCGGGAGCAGGTGGTCAGTAAGCCGGAAGAGGTGGATATTAATTAGCCCTATCTAGTTGGCTGGTGTTTGTTGTGTGTAATAGAAGTTTGGTACTGATTCAGCAACTTCGATATTTACCCCGGTCGGTTCATCTTTCTGTTGCTGTTGAGTTCTAGCCAAATGGCTTCGAACCTAGATAAGGGCTGTTGATTGGACAGCTTGGCATATTCAATTCCTTATCGCCAGTGGTGAATGATATAGGAGGAGATACCTAGATCCCCTCCTCATTGAAGTTGATTTTTTGTAAAATATAAGGTGTTGAGTAGTTTGAGTCATAATAACTCTCTTCAAGCATTGAAGTGGGTTTCTGCTCATTCGGGTTGAGAATGTAGCGAAATAGGTTGACTGGGCTGGTGAAGTTAATCTCCTCATTGTTCGGCGCAAGGATTGACATTAATATGGCGGATCGGCCGTCATAATAGTCGCGGTCTCGCTCGCCTCGTTGATTGATTAACTGAGGGCCATGATCCGACTGCAAAATAATAATCGGTGTTTTTTGGCTGTTCTGGAGAATGCTAGCGATAACTTCTGCGATCTTTTTGTTAACGAATTGGAGCTGTTCTTTGTAGCCTTCTCTGTCGCTCCAAAGTCTTTTTTGAAATTCAAACTGGTCCGATAGATTGGCCTCTCTTAATATGTTTCCGTCTTTATCGAAAAGATAAGGATGGTGGGGCATTACGATATGTGAGAAGACAAATTTCTTGCCGCTGACTTTTTGGGGGATGCTGGCAAGGGTGTCAAAGTTGTTTAGGTGACATTGGGCTAGGCTTTGGCTCGCCCAGCTATTAAATATCTGAAATGCAGAGCCTTCAATTAATACTCGAATGAAATCGTTCTGAATAGCGGATGTGTTGCAGTTGTATTCAATGTTGGCGTAAGGGTTTGTAAGGGTGGGTCCTGATGTGGAGTCGATATGCACGAATTGGTAGCCTTGTTTTTTTAGCTCTTGTGATACGAGGCTGTTTCTAATGTGAGGGATAAAAGGAGATTTATCTTTGCCTTGTTGAAGCACTTTTACCTTCATGTTATGTAGGTATTCCATGTTAAGGCTGCTGGCTAATGAGAGGAATGTCCAAGAATAGTTGGATCGTGCATTGGCGATAGTGTTGAAGCCTAGATTCTCGAGTGAATCTAAAAAATCTGAGTTATCGAAGTTGTAGTGTTTTTCAAGCGTGTCGGCTCTAGCGTATCCGTCGAGAATTATATAATAGATGTCGGCGCCGCCATTGAGAGTATTGGCGTTGTTAATACCTACCAGGCTATCCTGATCATCGGGAATAGAGGGCGTGGTGAGGATTTTCATGAGCGGTGTTAGGGTGAGAGATAATGAAAAAATGATAAGAATATAATTAGTGCGTAGTAAGTTTTTAGCTGAAGACTTTTTGATAAAATAGGCGGTTAACAATAGGGCGAAGATTGAGAAGGATATGAGTGAGGCGTGGATCGAATCTTTCATCCCCGCGTCGTCGATGTTTATGCTCCCGGCGGTTATTTGTTGGCTTAGGTTCCACTTGTAAAGTTCATGAAAAATATGGCCGTAGCTGATGATAATTAATATTGTTGTGACGGCCATTACTGTTGCCGCTGAACTTTTTTTCGAATAGTAGCGGTAAAAGGTATAGCAGATGGCTAGGATAAGCCCGCCTATGCACAAAGATGTTGCTCCAGCGAGAATAACAATGTTTCCTTCGGCGCTGTTCTTGTACATTGAGTATAGAAAAAGTACAGGGTAAATAGACAAAAGTAGCGGCGGAGTGATTTCTAATAATAATTTATTTTTTTTCATATGGCAGCTCGTTAATATGGTCGATAATTTTTCTTGAGATTAGTTGATCCAGAAGAACATCTTGTATTGGCAGCTCTTTATTCTCAGTCGTATCGATATCTTCGATAGTGATTTTTTCAAAGCTGGGGCTGATTATCTGTCCGTTGTGGATGTAGGTATAAGCATCTCCAGGCCAGGAAAGTGCAGCACGCTGATCATTGCCGATGAGTAAATTGGTCCCAATCATACCGTAAACTGGAGGAGTTCCTAATAGGTGCAGTATTGTTGGAGGCAGGTCATGTAGTCCTCCATGGGTATTTCTGTAGTTGCTGGCAGCGCTTTGGATCAGGGCCTCTTCGCCAGGGATGTAGATCATAAATATAACTTTATCCTGCTCGGCAGAGAAGATTTTTTGATCAAGGCCTGGTGGTGGATTCCTGGTGCCAAGCCCACCCCGATCATGATCGCCATAGATGACGAAGACTGTGTTGTTGAGTTGTTGTTCCTGCTTCATTTTTTCAAAAAAATTCTTCAGTGCATCATCAGCATATGAGGCAGAGGCTAAATAGTCAGCAGTCAGCCCGAATTCATTTTTATTCAGGTCTGTGTAGGGTTGGCGAAACTCGCTCGGGATATAGATGTAGGGGTGGTGGCTGGATAGGGAAATAATAAAATTGAAACTAGGTTGATTTTTGTTGGCAATATTCTCGGCTACAAAAGAGTAAACGGCATTATCCGAGGCGCCCAGGCCTAGTTTGCTACTGGTAGGGTAGCTTTCCTTGAAATACATTTTCTCTATGCCGTAGGCGGGGTGTGCGACGGCTCGATTCCAAAACTGTTTCTTGTATCCATGGTAGGAATATGACGAATAACCAATTTCTGCAAGTGTTTTTGGTAGGGTTGTGAATGAAGATGAAACGATCCCGAGCTGTGCGGGCTTTCGTGTATCGGGAAGTAGACCTGTCATAATGGCAAACTCTGCATCCGATGTTCTGCCTAGATGGGTGACGTCAAATATATAATCCCAGTAAAGAGATTTGGTCCTCAATGTATTCAAAAACGGGGTGACTTCATGCCCGTTATATTCGTAATCTATGAGAAAGTTCTGTAGGCTTTCGAGCTGGACAAAAACAATATTTCTATTTTTGGCGATGCCATAGAGTTCAGTGTGTGTAGAGTTTAGTTTTTGTTTTTCCTCTAGGTGCTCTTCTATCTGATTTTTTATGTTTGTAGCTAGCTCGGGTTTCCTCCATGCATCAGTCGTCACTTCTATTGCGTTAACTAGGTGGTAATTGAAGAGCCCGAAAGTAGTTGCATATGAGAAGTTTGAAAACTTAGATCCCCAGTGATGCTCTGGTAATACCCATTTCTCTCTGCCAATATGATGAGTGTTTTCATAAATGGGCGTGTTGTTAGCGCTGTAGGCCGTTAAAGTGAAAAACGCAAGGAAGGCGACGAGCCATATTGCTCGCATGTTAAGTCGCAATCTTTCGACAAATTTAGGATGGATCCTGAACTTGCTGGTACTACCTATTATGGTGAAGGCGGCGATAGGTATGACAAAAAGTAATGGAGTGAGACTGCTGAATGTAATGAGGTTAAATAGGCTGTGTTTGACGTCTCCAAGTTGGCTTACTGAAGACAGCATTGACAGAGAGCTAACTGTCCCAAAAAAGCTCCAGTAGGCATAATCGCCAATGGTAATCAGTGCAGATAGCAGGGCGAATGCTGTTATCGTCACCCAGCGAAATTTAAATGGAAATAATAATGAGGCAGAGATAACACCTAATGGCCAAAGAAAAAGCCAGCGGAAGTATGGCATCGGCTCGGTGCTGGGTATGACTTGAATGAAAAAGCTGACTTCCAAATAAACGACAAAACAGGTGAAGTAGGCGAGTACGGCTGCCTCAGACCACCAAGGAAGGTTTCGAGATAATTTTTTATTCACGTGTGTATTGCAGCCGGTTTTTATTTATTGGAGTTTAACTATTATTCTGCTAGGCAGTAGAGGAAATATGTTATCACATAAATATGTTTTAAATGGTAAGAGTTCGATTTTGTTTTTAGGTTTTTTGGTGAGCGCAGATAAAAATCGCTAGTGGCGTTACTCTATTAAAGTCAGTTTTTAGCGGCAATAATGGCGTCTTGGACAATATGACGATGGCTGTTCAACTCGATGATAGCGAAGGCGTAACCCTAACCCTAAGGCCATGGCGTGCTATGTTATGATACGCTGATGATGGCATGATTAGCTGCGGGTAAGTGGTCTTGTGCCTAGAGTAGCAACCAAAACTATAAGGCAGATGCCTGTTAATTATTCAATTGGCCCCATTCCTGCTTTACCGTCTGTATACATATAAATAATATAGGCTACCTTCTTGAACAAAAGCAACGGTTTTACTCTCATTGAGCTATTAGTAGTGGTTGCAGTCATTGGTATTCTGGCTGCTGTAGCTATCCCGAGTTACCAAAAATATGTCTTCAGGGCTGATGTACAAAGCCTTTACGGGTCTGTGCGGAATTATGCTATACCAATTGAGGGGATAATTCTAGGAGGTAATAATACACCGCAAGAGAGTGATATAAGCCTTGATTCGGCCGTAGGCGCGGTTTTGCCAAATGTGACGATTAACGTCAGCTTTGCTGCGGGGGCGGGCACTGTCATCGGTTTGTATGAGGCTGATTATAATATGCTAGGTGGACAGAATATTACCATGAGAAGGTCAGATGCAGGGGTATGGAGCTGCAGCTGGAGCGGTGATGTGGATTACAAGCCATCATCCTGTTGATCATGGCTTGTGTCGCGCTTAGGTCTTAGCGACGACGATTCTTATAGGCAGCTGAGCCTGCCTCGCGGCTTTCTAAGCGCGATAAAATGGCGGCCATTTCATCGGCCTCGGCGGCCACCTTGCTTTTGGCTGCTTTCTCACGGGCTTCTTTCTCCGCCGCGATGGCTTCTTTAATTCTTTTTTCTTTGACGCTGTTGCCGGTTCTGCCGCTGGCAATCTTGGCCGGGGCGGCTGGTTTTTTCTTACTGGCGGCTTTTTTAGCGCCAGCCTTCGGCTTGCCTAACACCTTGCCTATCATCTCGCTGGTCTTGTCGTCGACGATAACCGTGCTGGTGCTGTCAGCACCACTTTCAACATCGTTGCCGACGCCGTTCATCTTCATCGCGAAGACGGTCTTGGCGGCAGTCGAGTGAACCTTTTTCTCGACGGTGGTGCGGTTTCTTACCATGCCGCTGACAGAGACTGCCTTGTCGATGTTTTGCGGTGCTAACACAACGCTTGAGTTGACGGTTTTGTGGCCACGTAGGCTGATGCCATCAAAGGTTTGCATGGCTTCACGGTTGAGGGCGGTAAGCTCCTCCAGGGAGTCGGCAAAGGCCCACTCGCTGATGGTGAAGGCGTCGCTGCCGTAGTCGCGAATATCGTTATACAGTGGGAAGTCTAGCCCGGCGGAGGTGGAGGCGAGGTATTGTGACCATTTTTCCTCTGCAGTGTTTCTGGCAGTGCCAACATAAACTTCATGGCTTTCATTATTGGTAATGGTAAATACGATCACTTTGTTCTCCACTGAACAACTTTAAGCGGTGGATGACAGCGGTAAACTGCTGCCGTTGAAAGGAGGCGTATTATAGGGAAAATGAATTGAATTATAAGGCTTGAATTTTAACTATTTTTTCAGGTCGAATTTAACCTGCTGGATTCTGTGATCAGAATATCAACAGGTTAAAATACAGATCAAACGCTTAGCCATATATTGGCAAATTAAGCTATTTAACTAGCCGTAATGATACGTAGTGTGTTAGTGCCGCCATGTTGGCCGACGACATCACCGTGGGTGATGATGACTTTGTCGCCGCTGTTAATCTTACCGATGTTGACCAGCTCTTTGATGGCGCAGGTTTCGATGTCACCGTCGGCTTCGTGATGGCGAAATTCGTGCGGATGGACACCGCTCATCATACACATTCTGCCACAGCTACCGTGGTTGGGCGACAGCGCATAGATAGGTAGCTCTGAGGTGTAGCGCGACATCCACAGCGGCGTCGACCCCGATTCGGTTAGGCACACTATCGCGCTAACAGACTTGGTATGGTTGGCAGCATAAATAGCGGCCATGGCAATGGACTGATCGATTCGATCGAAGCTAAGCACGCCCTGGAAATTGATGTCGTTGGCGCTGACTTGTTTTTCGGCACCGATGCAGGTTCTGGCCATGGCTTCAACAGCTGCCACCGGGTGCTTGCCGGCGGCGGTTTCTGCCGACAGCATGACTGCATCGGTACCATCGATAATGGCGTTGGCCACATCAAACACCTCGGCCCGGGTGGGCATCGGGTTTTCTATCATTGACTCCATCATCTGGGTGGCGGTGATGACGCAGCGATTGAGTTGGCGGGCGCGCAGAATCATATGTTTTTGTACGCCGATTAATTCGGCATCGCCTATTTCGACTCCGAGGTCGCCGCGGGCCACCATGACCGCATCGCTGGCAATAATCATGCTTTCTAGTAGGTCGAGGTCGTGTACGGTCTCGGCCCGTTCGATCTTGGCGACGATGCCAGCAACACAACCCTCATTGTGCAATAATTGTCGCGCCTGTTCTAGGTCATCGGCGGACCCCGGGAAGGAGACTGCGACGTAGTCGCAGCGCAGTTCGGCGGCAAGCTTGATATCCTGTTTGTCTTTAGGGGTTAGAGCGTCTGCGGCAAGGCCGCCACCCAGACGGTTTAAGCCTTTGTTGTTGGAGAGCTTGCCGCCGATGCTGACATGGCATTTGACCGCACTGCCCTCAACCGAATCGACGATTAACACAACGCGACCATCGTCTAGTAAGAGGTGGTCGGCGGGACCAACCTGCGCCGCCAGTGGTGGGTAGTCAACACCGACAATCTGTTGGTTGCCTGCGGTCTTGTCGTATTGTGTATCGAGGGTAAACAGGTCGCCTTCTTTTAGTACGATGCTGTCTTGCTCGAAGCGGGCGATGCGTATTTTGGGCCCCTGCAAATCCCCCAGGATGGCGACGGTGGCATCGAGTTCATCGGCGTATTGACGAATCAGTTTGGCACGCAAGCGATGGTCGTCGGCATCGCCATGGGAGAAGTTGAGGCGGAATATATTAGCGCCAGCGCTTATCAGCTGGCGTATCTTATGATCGTCATCGGTGGCAGGCCCCAGGGTGGCGAGAATCTTGGTTCTGCGTAAGGGGGCGGCGGGCATTTTGTTGTCAGTTTTTTTCTGCTGCATAGTCATCTTTTGTCGTCGATTTTGGGTCAGTGTAACCGCCATTCAGTGACGGTTTTATGACACGCAATTATAAGTGTGAAATCAGCCGGTTAGTTTGCTAAAGCATAGTTCAAATCTGTCGATTTAATAGCAAACCCAGGGCTCACCCAGTTAGGTGGTCTGTTTTACCGGCTTGCTGGCTACAATCTTATTCAACAGTTATATCGTCATCAGTCTTTATTGACTCGTTTGAGCATGGATTAAAAAGGTAATGTTATGAAGCCGATAGTTGCATTTAAAGGGCAAAAAATATTAGTGGCGGGGCCGACCAGCCAGGTAGCAGGACCTGTTATCGATGCATTGCTTGAACACAATCAGGTCATTGCTATTGCCCGATTCAGTGATAAAAAACAGTTGGCTGCCCTAGAGGCGAAGGGTGTTGAGTGTATTAAGGCCGATTTCGCCAGTGATGATTTAAAGTCGTTAATCCCTAACGATTTAGATTATGTGTTGAACTATGCGGTGGTTAAGACCGGAAAGTTTGACTATGACTTACAAGCTAACGCAGAGGGTGTGGGGCGGTTAATCTCGGCCTGTCGCGGTGTTAAAGCCTTTGTACATTTCTCATCGACGGCTGTCTATGAGTATGCCGGTGGTGAATTACGCAGTGAGGATTCGCCACTGGGTGACAATCATCGCGCAATGTTCCCGACCTATTCGATCAGTAAGATTGCCGCCGAATCCGTTGCCCGCTTTGCCGCCAAAGAATTTAATGTGCCGGTGATTATTGCTCGTTTGAGTGTGCCCTATGGCGACAACGGTGGCTGGCCCTTCTTCCACCTGCTAATGATGCAGCAGGGCATGGCTATCGATGTACACCCTGATCGCCCTAACGCCTATAACCTGCTACACAGCTGCGACTATATCGAGAAAATCCCGGCACTGTTTGACGCCGCCAGTGTTGAGGCTGTGACGGTTAATTTTGGCGGCAGCGACTCGACATCTATTGAACAGTGGTGTGAATACCTGACAGAGCTGACAGGCTTCGAGCCGACATTCAATGAGTCGGCAACGGCCTTTGGCACGCTGGCCATCGATACCACTAAAATGCACAGTTTACTCGGCGAGACTCGGGTAGACTGGAAGCAGGGCGTGCTGAGTATGATTCGTCAGCTGGCGCCAGACCTTTTAAAAGCAGAATACCGTTAGGGCCGTTTTATGTCAGCGCAACCATCATCGTTAGAGCAGCGCATTGCCAAGCTCGAAGCCATTGAGGCGATTAAGCAGCTAAAGGCCAGGTATTTGGCGGCCTGCGATCAGAAACAGGTTGAGCAAATCCGGGACTGTTTTGTCGAGCAGAGTGTCGATATCGATTACGGGGCTGTGGGGCGTTTCAGTCATCGCGATCAGCTGGTGGCACTGTTTGATCAGGTGGGTAATCACGATTATATGGTCGAGATGCACCATGCGCAGAACCCGCAGATTACAATAATCGATGAGGATACCGCCGAGGCCGAGTGGGGCTTGTTCTACTACCTGGTGAATACCCAGGAAAACAGCCTGACGCAATTGGGTGGCTGTTACCGTGATGGTTATCGACGTATTGATGGTCAATGGTATATTGCCAAGAGCCACTTCAGCGTCGACTCGACGGTGGCCAGCCAATTAAGCGACGGTGTCGCCCAGGTTGTTTTTGCCGGTAACCCACAATTACAGCCAGCTGTTTAATCGTCAGTGGTGAGAGCGTCCTTGCAAAAATAAAAAAACCGAGCCAAGTGCTCGGTTTTTTTATTGTCTGCCGGTTAGCGATCAGCCCATGTTGGCGTTGACAAAATCCCAGTTGACCAGGGCCCAGAAGGCTTCGATATAATTAGGGCGGGCGTTACGGTAATCGATGTAATAGGCATGTTCCCATAAATCGAGGGTTAATACCGGGGTGACACTGCTGTCGGTTAATGGGGTTGCAGCATTGCTGGTATTGACGATGGCCAGGCTGCCATCGCTGTTTTTGACCAGCCAGGTCCAGCTGGAGCCAAAGTTGTTGATGGCGGAGTTGGTAAACGCCTCTTTAAACTCAGTAAAGGAGCCAAAGCTGGCATTGATGGCGTCAGCCACGGCGCCTGCCGGCTCGCCGCCGCCATTGGGGCTGAGGCTGTTCCAGTAAAAGGTGTGGTTCCATATTTGCGCGGCATTGTTAAAAACCCCGCCGCTGGCAGTTTTGACGACGTCTTCCAGGCTTTTGCCCTCAAACTCAGTGCCGGGCACCAAACCATTGAGTTTCTGCACATAGGTGTTGTGGTGTTTACCGTAATGATACTCCAGGGTCTCTTGAGAGATATAGGGCTGAAGTGCATCGATTGCATAGGGTAGAGCCGGTAGTTCAAAAGCCATGAGTATTCATCCTTAATTATGTGGTTTCGCCAGACAGTGAATAAGCTAGCAGAAGTTTAGCAGGCTGCCAATGGTACGTTTTTTAATCAATCGTTAGTTTTGACGATTCATCGAGGTTGGCTGACGAACAATATGGCGTTGAGCGCTGAATACTGGTAATTTGGCGGGTATATTAGCTTTATTGAAGGTTTAAGGAATCGCAATGCCGAAGAAGGAAAATGACGACTTACTCGATATACCCAGCATGGTGCCAGACAGTGATGATGTAAGAGTCACTGCCGCGGCGAAGGTAAGAGCGCGAAAGCCTGCTCAGGCAAAAACAGCGGCATCGACAAAGACTGCAGCGCCTTCACGGCCCCAACAAACCGTGGCGGCCAGCGGCGAATCCGGCGGTGGCTTTTGGATGACGGCGGCCATTTTGGCGCTATTGCTGGCTTTATTGAGCAGCGCGGGGGCGGTTTTTCTCTATCAGCAAATTCAATTGACGATTAAAGATTTAAACCAGGCGGATGCGCGTTTGGTGTCATTGGAAAACAAGCTGTTATCGACCGATGAATCGATGAGCGAGTCCACCGATATGATGCGCATAAAGATCAGTGAAATGGGCAAGCAGCTCGATGTTAACTTTAAAGAAATCGACAAACTGTGGGCGGCTCGCAACAGTTTGGTGAAGACAAGCAAGGCAAGCAGTGGTCAATTGAGCACCCAGGCGAAGCAAGTTAAGACGCTGCAGGGTGAGTTAAAAACCAAGCTGGCCAACCTGAAGAAGACTGTCGATACGGCTAATCAGAATCAGGCCAAGCTTAATAATGTTGCCGATCAATCGTTGGCCGTGAGTTTGGCTGTCGATTCGTTGCAGCAGGCCCTCGATGAGCAGCAGCAACAGATGCGTCAGTTGGTGGATGCCGATAACAAGCTGAAGAGCACTAATGCCTCTGTTGATAAGCGATTGAAAGATCACGATGAATGGGTGGCCTCGTTCAATGGCTATCGCAAGCAGGTCAATCAGCGCTTGGCTGCACTGGAGCAAAAAACAGGCGGATAGTGCTGAATGAGCGCTACAGGCAGAGACAAAAAAGCCGAGGTTAATAGCCTCGGCTTTTTATTGCGTTGCTTTCAGTGGCGGAGTTAGAAATTATAGATCAGGCCAATAATGGGGCCGTGGGTCCAGGTGTCGTAGGCAAAATAACCGGATTCGCCTTGGCTGCCAGTCTCATAGTCCACGTAAACCGCCTTGTATTGTAAATCGAGGCTGAGGCTGTCGGTCATCTTGTAGTGGGCACCGACGGCTAGATTGGAGGTGAAATTCGATGACAGACCAAAGCCTCCGACGTCGCCCTTGGCCATCAACGTCCAGCGCTCATTTAACGGTTTCAACCAGCGGGCACCGACCACGGCATCGACCCAGTCCTCTTCGACGCTAATCTTGGTATTAGCTGGGCCATTGAATTTGAGGTCGATATCATTATCCCACCAGCGAATACCGCCGAAGTAATCGATGCTGCTGCCCTCTAGCTGGAAACGTTTGAAGGCCAGCGCCTCTAATACACCCTGGCGAATACTGGCATCAATATCCTCCCCTAAGGGTCCGGATGCATCAGGCCCCAAATCCATAAACGCATAGTCGACCATCACACCCCAGTTGGTACTGTTATTCAGCGCCTCGAAGCGAAACATGCCGCCCATGTCGAGGTTACTGAAAATATCACCGCTGTCGAGGTCTACTTCAGTAGTGCGGTTATTGAAAGGGAGTCCGATGGTGGTATCACCCTTGATATTGGTACCCTGTAGATAGATTTCGGCCTGGTAAGACCAGTCGCTGGCACTGGCATGGGTGGTCAGCAAGGTGGCGGCGGTGGCCAATACGGCGGCGATGCGACGGGGGTGGGCTGTCATGGATAACCTCGGGTAGTTGGGTATAAATAGCTTAACTTCATATTAAGTAAGCTTAATATAGCCGACCAATGCTTTTTGAGCATAGCTGATATGCGCACAATGAACTTTTCGTTGTCGTGCCAATGTGTTTGTTAAGCGCTGACGAATGCAGCCGAGCTGACGATATTGGTGTACAATGCCGCGCAAAAGTTCTTCCCGTGTATGTGATCGTCCTGTTTGAGGTGTCCTGGCGGGGGGTAATTGATAATAATTAGCAGTGAGTAGACACTGTTATGGTTCTGGCTAAGGAGTTCTTCGCATGACTATTATTCGTCAAGATGACTTGATCGACAGCGTCGCAGATGCGCTGCAGTACATCTCTTATTACCATCCACTCGATTTTATTCAGGGTGTGCACGAGGCTTATCTGCGCGAAGAGTCGCCAGCGGCCAAGGATGCGATGGCTCAAATTCTGATCAATTCGCGCATGTGTGCCGAGGGCAAGCGCCCGATTTGTCAGGA is a genomic window of Sinobacterium norvegicum containing:
- a CDS encoding sulfatase-like hydrolase/transferase, with amino-acid sequence MKKNKLLLEITPPLLLSIYPVLFLYSMYKNSAEGNIVILAGATSLCIGGLILAICYTFYRYYSKKSSAATVMAVTTILIIISYGHIFHELYKWNLSQQITAGSINIDDAGMKDSIHASLISFSIFALLLTAYFIKKSSAKNLLRTNYILIIFSLSLTLTPLMKILTTPSIPDDQDSLVGINNANTLNGGADIYYIILDGYARADTLEKHYNFDNSDFLDSLENLGFNTIANARSNYSWTFLSLASSLNMEYLHNMKVKVLQQGKDKSPFIPHIRNSLVSQELKKQGYQFVHIDSTSGPTLTNPYANIEYNCNTSAIQNDFIRVLIEGSAFQIFNSWASQSLAQCHLNNFDTLASIPQKVSGKKFVFSHIVMPHHPYLFDKDGNILREANLSDQFEFQKRLWSDREGYKEQLQFVNKKIAEVIASILQNSQKTPIIILQSDHGPQLINQRGERDRDYYDGRSAILMSILAPNNEEINFTSPVNLFRYILNPNEQKPTSMLEESYYDSNYSTPYILQKINFNEEGI
- a CDS encoding LTA synthase family protein, with the translated sequence MNKKLSRNLPWWSEAAVLAYFTCFVVYLEVSFFIQVIPSTEPMPYFRWLFLWPLGVISASLLFPFKFRWVTITAFALLSALITIGDYAYWSFFGTVSSLSMLSSVSQLGDVKHSLFNLITFSSLTPLLFVIPIAAFTIIGSTSKFRIHPKFVERLRLNMRAIWLVAFLAFFTLTAYSANNTPIYENTHHIGREKWVLPEHHWGSKFSNFSYATTFGLFNYHLVNAIEVTTDAWRKPELATNIKNQIEEHLEEKQKLNSTHTELYGIAKNRNIVFVQLESLQNFLIDYEYNGHEVTPFLNTLRTKSLYWDYIFDVTHLGRTSDAEFAIMTGLLPDTRKPAQLGIVSSSFTTLPKTLAEIGYSSYSYHGYKKQFWNRAVAHPAYGIEKMYFKESYPTSSKLGLGASDNAVYSFVAENIANKNQPSFNFIISLSSHHPYIYIPSEFRQPYTDLNKNEFGLTADYLASASYADDALKNFFEKMKQEQQLNNTVFVIYGDHDRGGLGTRNPPPGLDQKIFSAEQDKVIFMIYIPGEEALIQSAASNYRNTHGGLHDLPPTILHLLGTPPVYGMIGTNLLIGNDQRAALSWPGDAYTYIHNGQIISPSFEKITIEDIDTTENKELPIQDVLLDQLISRKIIDHINELPYEKK
- a CDS encoding pilin is translated as MNKSNGFTLIELLVVVAVIGILAAVAIPSYQKYVFRADVQSLYGSVRNYAIPIEGIILGGNNTPQESDISLDSAVGAVLPNVTINVSFAAGAGTVIGLYEADYNMLGGQNITMRRSDAGVWSCSWSGDVDYKPSSC
- a CDS encoding GIY-YIG nuclease family protein — protein: MIVFTITNNESHEVYVGTARNTAEEKWSQYLASTSAGLDFPLYNDIRDYGSDAFTISEWAFADSLEELTALNREAMQTFDGISLRGHKTVNSSVVLAPQNIDKAVSVSGMVRNRTTVEKKVHSTAAKTVFAMKMNGVGNDVESGADSTSTVIVDDKTSEMIGKVLGKPKAGAKKAASKKKPAAPAKIASGRTGNSVKEKRIKEAIAAEKEAREKAAKSKVAAEADEMAAILSRLESREAGSAAYKNRRR
- the pyk gene encoding pyruvate kinase; translated protein: MQQKKTDNKMPAAPLRRTKILATLGPATDDDHKIRQLISAGANIFRLNFSHGDADDHRLRAKLIRQYADELDATVAILGDLQGPKIRIARFEQDSIVLKEGDLFTLDTQYDKTAGNQQIVGVDYPPLAAQVGPADHLLLDDGRVVLIVDSVEGSAVKCHVSIGGKLSNNKGLNRLGGGLAADALTPKDKQDIKLAAELRCDYVAVSFPGSADDLEQARQLLHNEGCVAGIVAKIERAETVHDLDLLESMIIASDAVMVARGDLGVEIGDAELIGVQKHMILRARQLNRCVITATQMMESMIENPMPTRAEVFDVANAIIDGTDAVMLSAETAAGKHPVAAVEAMARTCIGAEKQVSANDINFQGVLSFDRIDQSIAMAAIYAANHTKSVSAIVCLTESGSTPLWMSRYTSELPIYALSPNHGSCGRMCMMSGVHPHEFRHHEADGDIETCAIKELVNIGKINSGDKVIITHGDVVGQHGGTNTLRIITAS
- a CDS encoding NAD-dependent epimerase/dehydratase family protein, coding for MKPIVAFKGQKILVAGPTSQVAGPVIDALLEHNQVIAIARFSDKKQLAALEAKGVECIKADFASDDLKSLIPNDLDYVLNYAVVKTGKFDYDLQANAEGVGRLISACRGVKAFVHFSSTAVYEYAGGELRSEDSPLGDNHRAMFPTYSISKIAAESVARFAAKEFNVPVIIARLSVPYGDNGGWPFFHLLMMQQGMAIDVHPDRPNAYNLLHSCDYIEKIPALFDAASVEAVTVNFGGSDSTSIEQWCEYLTELTGFEPTFNESATAFGTLAIDTTKMHSLLGETRVDWKQGVLSMIRQLAPDLLKAEYR
- a CDS encoding nuclear transport factor 2 family protein codes for the protein MSAQPSSLEQRIAKLEAIEAIKQLKARYLAACDQKQVEQIRDCFVEQSVDIDYGAVGRFSHRDQLVALFDQVGNHDYMVEMHHAQNPQITIIDEDTAEAEWGLFYYLVNTQENSLTQLGGCYRDGYRRIDGQWYIAKSHFSVDSTVASQLSDGVAQVVFAGNPQLQPAV
- the sodB gene encoding superoxide dismutase [Fe] is translated as MAFELPALPYAIDALQPYISQETLEYHYGKHHNTYVQKLNGLVPGTEFEGKSLEDVVKTASGGVFNNAAQIWNHTFYWNSLSPNGGGEPAGAVADAINASFGSFTEFKEAFTNSAINNFGSSWTWLVKNSDGSLAIVNTSNAATPLTDSSVTPVLTLDLWEHAYYIDYRNARPNYIEAFWALVNWDFVNANMG